The following proteins are co-located in the Haliovirga abyssi genome:
- the nagE gene encoding N-acetylglucosamine-specific PTS transporter subunit IIBC: MNSFSKVQQLGKALMLPVAVLPIAAILLRFGVLWHMSFMQAGGDAIFSNLALIFGIGVAVGLAKDNAGAAGLAGAVGHLVLVAGTKAINPDINMGVLSGIIGGIVGAAMYNKYHKIQLPEWLGFFGGRRFVPIATSLVTLAIAYVFGYVWPIIQSGIDFVGNWMMTSGPVGLFTFGFLNRLLIPLGLHHILNSIAWFVFGSFDYIKEGAKLVAHGDLNRFFAGDPHAGIFMAGFYPIMMFGLPAAAAAMYTAAKKENKKAVAGMLFSVAFTAFLTGITEPIEFMFMFLAPVLYFIHAVLTGVSMAIVGSMGILHGFGFSAGLIDFLVNMGLATKGWLLIPIGLVFAVVYYFLFLGFILKFNIPTPGREGDEDMIDNGVADTSELAAKVLEALGGGHNLTSVDSCITRLRLEVKNRDIIDEKALKDLGAKGVLKPGQTSVQVIFGAKAEIIAQEIRSLI; encoded by the coding sequence ATGAATTCGTTTAGTAAAGTTCAACAATTAGGGAAAGCTTTGATGTTACCAGTGGCAGTATTGCCAATAGCAGCAATTTTATTGAGATTTGGTGTGTTGTGGCATATGAGTTTTATGCAAGCTGGGGGAGATGCAATATTTAGTAATTTAGCATTGATTTTTGGAATAGGTGTAGCTGTAGGATTAGCAAAGGATAATGCGGGAGCGGCAGGATTAGCAGGAGCAGTTGGTCATTTAGTGTTGGTAGCAGGAACAAAAGCTATAAATCCAGATATAAATATGGGGGTCTTGTCAGGTATAATTGGTGGTATTGTAGGAGCTGCTATGTATAATAAATATCATAAAATTCAACTTCCAGAATGGTTAGGATTTTTTGGTGGAAGAAGATTTGTTCCCATCGCTACTTCGCTTGTAACGTTAGCAATAGCATATGTATTTGGATATGTTTGGCCAATAATTCAAAGTGGAATTGATTTTGTTGGAAATTGGATGATGACTTCTGGACCAGTTGGATTATTTACTTTTGGATTTTTAAACAGACTATTAATACCGTTAGGACTGCATCATATATTGAATAGTATAGCTTGGTTTGTATTTGGAAGTTTTGATTATATTAAAGAAGGAGCAAAACTTGTAGCTCATGGAGACTTAAATAGATTCTTTGCAGGAGATCCACATGCAGGTATATTTATGGCAGGATTTTATCCAATTATGATGTTTGGGTTACCAGCAGCGGCAGCAGCAATGTATACAGCAGCAAAAAAAGAAAATAAAAAAGCAGTTGCAGGTATGCTTTTTAGTGTGGCTTTTACTGCGTTTTTAACAGGAATAACAGAACCAATAGAATTTATGTTTATGTTTTTAGCACCAGTATTATATTTTATCCATGCTGTATTAACTGGAGTATCAATGGCAATTGTGGGAAGTATGGGAATATTACATGGATTTGGATTTTCTGCAGGACTTATAGATTTTCTCGTTAATATGGGACTTGCAACAAAAGGATGGTTATTGATTCCAATAGGATTAGTGTTTGCTGTAGTTTATTATTTCTTGTTCTTAGGTTTTATATTGAAATTTAATATCCCAACTCCTGGAAGAGAAGGAGATGAAGATATGATAGATAATGGAGTGGCCGATACCTCTGAATTAGCAGCTAAAGTTTTGGAAGCTTTAGGAGGAGGACACAATCTTACTTCTGTAGACTCTTGCATTACAAGATTGAGACTTGAAGTTAAAAATAGAGATATTATAGATGAAAAAGCCTTGAAGGATTTAGGAGCAAAAGGAGTTTTAAAACCAG
- a CDS encoding PTS sugar transporter subunit IIA codes for MGFFNRMLGKTKEIEIYSPVDGEIINLSNVPDEAFASGAIGDGIAINPSGKVICAPCNAEEVSIFETNHAVSFETKGGLELIVHFGVDTVKLKGKGFERVGTDGESVKKGDELVKYDIDFLRENAESVLTPVIISNMELVDSIEKSTGKVKIGDLIMKIKLKNS; via the coding sequence ATGGGATTTTTTAATAGAATGTTAGGGAAAACAAAAGAGATAGAAATATATTCTCCAGTAGATGGGGAGATAATAAATTTATCTAATGTTCCAGATGAAGCGTTTGCATCAGGAGCTATAGGGGATGGAATTGCAATCAATCCAAGTGGAAAAGTGATTTGTGCTCCATGTAATGCAGAAGAAGTTTCAATATTTGAAACAAATCATGCTGTTTCTTTTGAAACTAAAGGCGGATTAGAGCTTATTGTTCATTTTGGAGTTGATACTGTAAAATTGAAAGGAAAAGGATTTGAAAGAGTTGGAACTGATGGAGAAAGTGTTAAAAAAGGGGATGAATTAGTTAAATATGATATTGATTTTTTGAGAGAAAACGCTGAGTCGGTATTAACACCAGTAATTATATCTAATATGGAATTGGTGGATTCTATAGAAAAAAGTACAGGGAAAGTTAAAATAGGGGATTTAATAATGAAAATTAAATTAAAAAATAGTTAA